One stretch of Streptomyces hygroscopicus DNA includes these proteins:
- a CDS encoding TetR family transcriptional regulator: MTTPRRTQKQRRDQAEAALLAAAAELVIEQGVRSLTLARVGERAGYSRGIVTHHFGSKQALLELLARSTQAGFVPGLADLPPGLDRLLRLINGYIGQLGQVGAANRAFLMLWAEAPAMPELAPIFRERDESFRADLRDDVAAGIAEGTIRHDLAPEEVAVAIVGQLRGIGLQRLLDPPAVDTERLRQSVTEQWRRALAAPATRQP; the protein is encoded by the coding sequence ATGACGACCCCCCGTCGCACCCAGAAGCAGCGTCGCGACCAGGCCGAAGCCGCATTGCTGGCGGCCGCCGCCGAGCTGGTCATCGAGCAGGGAGTGCGCTCGCTGACGCTGGCGCGGGTGGGTGAGCGAGCCGGGTACAGCCGCGGAATCGTCACCCACCACTTCGGTTCGAAGCAGGCTCTCCTCGAGCTCCTGGCCCGCAGCACACAAGCCGGGTTCGTGCCGGGCCTCGCCGATCTGCCCCCAGGACTGGACCGCCTCCTGCGGCTGATCAACGGCTACATCGGCCAGCTCGGCCAGGTGGGCGCCGCCAATCGCGCGTTCCTGATGCTGTGGGCGGAGGCGCCCGCCATGCCCGAACTGGCACCGATCTTCCGCGAGCGGGACGAGTCGTTCAGGGCCGATCTCCGCGACGATGTGGCGGCCGGAATCGCCGAAGGCACCATCCGCCACGACCTCGCGCCCGAGGAGGTCGCGGTAGCGATCGTCGGACAGCTCCGAGGAATCGGGCTGCAACGGCTTCTCGATCCACCCGCCGTCGACACGGAACGCCTGCGGCAGTCGGTCACCGAGCAGTGGCGCCGGGCGCTGGCCGCACCAGCGACGCGGCAGCCATGA
- a CDS encoding alpha/beta hydrolase: MPAVFVHGNPETAAVWDPLLAELKAAGAAPADLICLSPPGFGAPLPPGFGATVGEYRDWLIGELTRFAEPVDLVGHDWGGGHVLNAVMNRPDLVRSWASDTIAAFEPDYVWHELAQRWQTPGIGEADVAARFGAPVEQRIATLIERGMGEAAAERVAQGQNEAMGRAVIALYTSAMPPVMAELGRDLENAARRPGLVFLATEDHAAGTTEQRCRAARRAGARVEVLDGLGHWWMTHDPARGAEALTRFWASLDHG; this comes from the coding sequence ATGCCCGCCGTCTTCGTACACGGCAATCCCGAGACGGCGGCCGTCTGGGATCCCCTGCTCGCCGAACTGAAGGCCGCCGGCGCCGCTCCGGCCGACCTCATCTGTCTGTCCCCGCCCGGGTTCGGCGCGCCGCTGCCGCCCGGGTTCGGGGCGACCGTCGGGGAGTATCGCGACTGGCTGATCGGTGAGTTGACACGCTTCGCCGAGCCCGTGGACCTGGTGGGCCACGACTGGGGCGGCGGACACGTCCTCAACGCGGTGATGAACCGCCCGGACCTGGTGCGGAGCTGGGCCAGCGACACGATCGCGGCCTTCGAACCCGACTACGTCTGGCATGAGCTCGCCCAGCGATGGCAGACACCGGGAATCGGAGAGGCCGATGTGGCCGCACGCTTCGGCGCCCCCGTCGAGCAGCGGATCGCCACGCTCATCGAGCGGGGGATGGGCGAGGCGGCGGCCGAGCGCGTCGCCCAGGGGCAGAACGAGGCGATGGGCCGGGCCGTGATCGCCCTCTACACCTCCGCCATGCCACCGGTGATGGCCGAACTCGGCCGGGACCTGGAAAACGCCGCGCGGCGGCCGGGGCTCGTGTTCCTCGCCACCGAGGACCACGCGGCCGGAACCACCGAACAGCGCTGCCGCGCCGCCCGCCGCGCCGGTGCCCGGGTGGAGGTCCTCGATGGGCTGGGCCACTGGTGGATGACACACGACCCCGCCCGCGGCGCGGAGGCGCTCACCCGTTTCTGGGCGTCGCTGGACCACGGGTAG